Proteins from a genomic interval of Paenibacillus sp. FSL R5-0623:
- a CDS encoding sugar-binding domain-containing protein gives MNLSDIGAVRHTLNLNGTWQFCLDLQSDKLVEQEVLPPSQCENTSWETIQIPGSWEEQGYGDEPEYERLDTWTKVREYEGSVWYAQDVHVPSEDPRCHYVFRLEGVRWTTHLWINGQYAGQQDSLVNQQKWDVTSLVKQGEVNRVEIRVDNTMKLPLAGSHIHSLHTATAWGGITGGVYLDSMPPCRLQRLRIQPDAENGTILVDCTVSAPANESARSMQLHVDIQHPDGTWLNRYSCNVNLSDPSHVDISSAGLTEIKAVIEQWQLELGTEKSIAKWSDESPELYKAVIRLHEGEQELDRLEQSFGVRSFATNGKQLELNGTPVYLRGYVDCCIFPLTGYPVWDKEHYLQQFRIARSYGFNHVRLHGWSAPEPFWEAADEVGLLVQAELPHWSRFFEQSDQSAPAEVLSYLTQEMDGLLQSLHRHPSFVMFSMGNELIGPNGHPELNAWVSRARDMDPTRLYTDNTGFGQLPAQGREGDYYIQSLNWHPPLESAYSAVPDTTQDYHAVTRLAEHPVIGHEHAQYTMYVRPQERAKYTGVLRPSWLRPIEESLTNKGMMEDLEHFQQVSATHLVRSLKEAMERIRRTPDAAGVQLLDIRDFPGQGHATTGILDVFWDDKGITTPEEFMRFNADVVLLLSCKERTFYAGESIHVDVRISHYGKEPLEDAVIQWRLISDDVIFTEGAWKTGNIQCGSVMSLGSIVATAPREAAAAFRIEAELISGDLERTVANVWHGWSFPFYQSHPNSNRFWNTMAELQPLLGEAQHDGVDRIDGFQLLKNREIDLVIVQSLTPNVVDYVVNGGSVWLQPTAEGLYDSVETKYLPVFWNYLMFATQPGATMGMYLREQLALLGSFPHDGASDWHWYHLVNGTPAICLDTLPGVEPLIEVVDHFHRAKRLAYAFEAKVGKGKILISSLPFANLAVMKRPEAAFLFQEILAYLNGDQFRPTTSISVAQLLGIVKLQTIQFTL, from the coding sequence ATGAATTTATCTGATATAGGCGCTGTACGTCATACATTGAACTTAAATGGAACATGGCAGTTTTGTTTGGATCTGCAGTCCGATAAACTCGTTGAACAAGAGGTATTACCGCCATCACAGTGTGAAAACACATCATGGGAGACCATTCAGATTCCCGGTTCGTGGGAAGAGCAAGGATACGGAGATGAGCCTGAATACGAAAGGCTCGATACCTGGACAAAGGTACGCGAGTATGAAGGCTCAGTCTGGTATGCTCAGGATGTCCATGTTCCATCAGAGGATCCCCGATGCCACTATGTATTCAGATTGGAAGGTGTCCGATGGACAACGCATCTCTGGATCAATGGACAGTATGCCGGGCAGCAGGATAGTCTGGTGAATCAACAGAAGTGGGATGTCACTTCTCTGGTGAAGCAGGGAGAAGTGAATCGTGTGGAGATCCGCGTGGATAATACGATGAAACTTCCGCTGGCGGGTAGCCATATTCATTCATTGCATACGGCCACAGCCTGGGGGGGGATCACAGGTGGTGTTTATCTGGACAGTATGCCTCCCTGCCGATTACAGAGGTTACGTATTCAACCAGATGCTGAGAACGGAACCATTCTGGTTGATTGTACTGTAAGCGCTCCCGCAAATGAATCGGCTAGATCAATGCAATTACATGTGGATATCCAGCATCCGGACGGCACATGGCTTAATCGATATAGTTGTAATGTGAATCTGAGTGATCCATCACATGTGGATATAAGCTCAGCAGGTTTAACTGAAATCAAAGCTGTAATAGAACAGTGGCAATTGGAACTTGGAACAGAGAAGTCTATCGCAAAATGGTCGGATGAATCCCCTGAATTATACAAGGCAGTGATCCGTCTCCATGAAGGTGAACAGGAACTGGATCGACTGGAGCAATCATTTGGTGTACGCTCCTTTGCAACAAACGGGAAGCAGCTTGAATTGAATGGGACACCAGTATATTTGCGTGGGTACGTCGATTGCTGTATCTTCCCACTGACGGGTTATCCCGTCTGGGACAAGGAGCATTATCTTCAGCAGTTTCGAATCGCCAGATCGTATGGTTTCAATCATGTCCGACTGCATGGGTGGAGCGCGCCGGAGCCTTTCTGGGAGGCGGCTGATGAAGTGGGCTTGCTGGTACAGGCAGAACTTCCCCATTGGTCTCGTTTCTTTGAGCAATCGGATCAGTCTGCGCCAGCTGAAGTATTGTCCTATCTGACACAAGAAATGGACGGGTTGCTTCAGTCGCTGCATAGACATCCTTCATTCGTCATGTTCTCCATGGGGAATGAACTCATTGGCCCGAATGGCCACCCTGAACTCAATGCATGGGTATCGAGGGCAAGGGATATGGACCCAACCCGGTTATATACGGACAATACAGGATTTGGACAACTTCCGGCGCAAGGGCGGGAAGGTGATTATTATATCCAGTCGTTGAACTGGCATCCCCCGTTGGAATCCGCATATTCTGCTGTGCCGGATACCACGCAGGACTATCATGCAGTCACCCGGCTTGCGGAGCATCCCGTCATTGGGCATGAACATGCACAGTACACCATGTATGTGCGGCCCCAAGAGCGAGCCAAGTATACTGGCGTATTGCGTCCTAGCTGGTTGCGACCGATCGAAGAATCGTTAACAAACAAAGGAATGATGGAGGACCTCGAGCATTTTCAACAGGTCAGTGCTACCCATCTGGTACGTTCCTTAAAAGAAGCCATGGAGCGAATTCGGCGAACACCGGACGCTGCGGGCGTACAGCTTCTGGACATTCGCGATTTTCCAGGGCAGGGACATGCTACGACGGGCATTCTGGATGTATTTTGGGATGACAAAGGCATTACAACACCAGAAGAATTCATGCGTTTCAACGCAGATGTGGTGCTGTTATTAAGTTGCAAGGAGCGTACATTTTACGCCGGAGAATCCATTCATGTCGATGTACGCATCTCTCACTACGGTAAGGAGCCGCTTGAGGACGCGGTCATTCAGTGGAGGTTAATAAGCGATGATGTGATATTCACTGAAGGAGCATGGAAGACCGGAAATATCCAATGTGGGTCCGTCATGTCACTGGGAAGCATCGTCGCTACAGCACCTCGGGAAGCAGCAGCGGCTTTTCGGATTGAAGCGGAGTTGATATCAGGCGATTTGGAAAGAACTGTAGCGAATGTATGGCATGGCTGGTCTTTTCCTTTTTATCAGTCTCATCCGAATTCGAATCGCTTCTGGAATACCATGGCAGAGCTGCAGCCACTTCTCGGGGAAGCACAACATGATGGCGTAGATCGCATCGATGGATTTCAGTTGTTGAAAAATCGGGAGATTGACTTGGTTATCGTTCAGTCGTTAACACCCAATGTCGTTGATTATGTGGTCAACGGGGGGAGTGTTTGGCTACAGCCAACCGCAGAAGGGTTATATGATTCAGTGGAGACCAAGTATCTGCCTGTATTCTGGAATTACCTGATGTTTGCTACACAGCCTGGTGCAACGATGGGCATGTATTTGAGAGAACAGTTAGCACTACTAGGCTCCTTCCCGCATGATGGGGCTTCGGACTGGCATTGGTATCACTTGGTGAACGGTACACCAGCGATATGTTTGGATACGTTGCCCGGGGTGGAGCCGCTGATCGAAGTGGTGGACCATTTCCATCGGGCCAAACGACTCGCTTATGCCTTTGAGGCAAAAGTAGGGAAGGGTAAGATTTTGATATCCTCACTTCCGTTTGCCAATCTGGCTGTAATGAAGCGTCCGGAAGCAGCCTTTTTATTTCAGGAGATACTTGCTTATCTGAATGGAGATCAATTCCGTCCAACAACCTCCATATCCGTAGCGCAATTACTCGGCATCGTTAAACTGCAAACGATTCAATTCACATTGTAA